The DNA sequence AATAAATTCGGCCCTACGGACTTGAGCGTCCAAAACAATCTTTTTAGCCCAGCCGTTTAGGCTGAAACGGGACCAAACACCTAGCCGCAGCAGTGTGCGCTCCACCAAATCAATCTTCTCTTGGGCACTTCGTCTGCGGCCGAATCGCAGCGAACAGCTAAACGCTTCGAGCTTGCGTGTATCTGCCACCGTCTTAAAACCACCGCACGGGACAGCGTTGCGCCTCCACAAAACAATGAAATAAAACGATTTCTGTGGTATTTCCGCTGCGCTTGATCGACTGGCGCGGTACTGCTTCGAGCACAACGCCCGCCCGTTTGGACAACGCTCAAAATAAAGCAGCCGCAACTGCAACAAGGGAGCACATCGATGAAATGCAGCCTCAGCACCGCCGTCTTCGCGGCGGGATTGACTTTCGCCAGCCAGGCCATGGCCGACCCAATGCTTTGGCAGAACAACAGCCTGACCTACCTCTACGGCAAAAATTTCGCCGTCGACTCAGGCGAGGACGGGCGTGAGGCCGATATCCAGCAGACCATTACCTTCGAACACGCCAGTGGCTGGACCTGGGGCGACATGTTCCTGTTCGTCGATCACAAGTGGTTCAACGGTCACTCGGGCAACGACGGACGCACGTATTACGGCGAATTCAGCCCGCGTCTGTCACTGGGCAAGATCACCGGGCGAGACCTATCGTTTGGGCCGGTCACCGACGTCCTGCTTTCGGCGACCTACGAGCGAGGCGAAGGACGCAATCGCAACTACCTGCTCGGCCCGGCCATCGACCTGGCCGTACCGGGCTTCGATCGTCTGTCGATCAACACCTACTACCGCAAGCCGGACGGCATCACCGGCCAGGCCAGTGGCCAATGGCAGATCACGCCAACCTGGGCCATGACGTTCCCGCTGGGCAAATCCGACATCCTCTTCGATGGCTATATCGATTGGGTGGTCAACGATGCCGGCTCCAAATCCAGCAACGATTTCGTCGCCAAGAACCTGCACATCAACCCGCAGATCAAGTACGACCTGGGCAAGGCGCTGGACTACACCCCGGGCAAGCTCTACGTCGGTATCGAGTACGACTACTGGTCGGACAAATATGGCGTGCAGGACAGCGCTGCGTTCAACACCAACAACAACGTCACCAACTTCATCGTCAAGGCCCACTACTGACCTCACTGGTCCTTCAGGTGTCGCCGCGAGCCAAACCGCCGAAAACGGGTGGCTCGGAGGCGGCATCAGTTTCGGCCACGCAGCTCTTCGATGCGCTCTGCCAACGCATCGATCGTGAAGGGTTTGGTCAACAGGCCCATGCCTGGCTCGAGTTGGCCCTTGCCCATCACCGCACTTTCCGCGTATCCGGTGATAAACAGCACGTTCAGTGCGGGGTCGGTCTGGCGAGCAGCATCGGCCAACTGACGGCCATTCATACCGCCCGTCAGCCCGACGTCCGTGACAAGCAGCGCAACCGGCTCATCGCTCTGGAGAATGCTCAGCGCGCTCTTGCCATCGATGGCATGCAGCACCCGATAGCCCAGCTCCTCGAGAACCTCCACCACCAGCAGGCGCACCGCCGGCTCATCATCGACGACCAGGATCGTCTCGCCTGCCCCACCGCTTACCTGAAATGCCGCCCTGGGGTCGATTACCGTATCGCTCCGCTGCACATTAGCGACCACGTGCGGCAGATACAGGCAGATCGTGGTGCCATTATCCGGCTCGGACTGGATCTTCACCTGCCCGCCCGATTGTCGGGTAAAGCCGTACACCATCGATAATCCCAGACCGGTTCCCATGCCCAAGGGTTTGGTGGTGAAAAACGGATCGAATGCCTGCGCTGCGATTTCCTTGGACATGCCGACGCCGGTATCCGCGACGCATATGCGCACGTACTGCCCAGCCGGCACATCGAGCTCCAACGCCTCGCTGTCTTTCAGCCAGGTATTGCTGACGCCGATCGACAGCGTCCCGCCGTCAGGCATCGCATCACGCGCATTGATGGCAAGATTGAGCAAGGCGTTTTCCAACTGATTACGGTCCACCAGCGTTGGCGAAAGACCCTCAGCGCACTGCGTTTCAAGCAAGATCGAAGGCCCGACCGTGCGGCTGAGCAGTTCGCGCAAGTCGCTGACCAGTTCGCAGACGTCGGTACCCATCGGGTTGAGCGTCTGGCGGCGAGAAAATGCCAGCAATCGGTGTGTCAGCGCCGCCGCTCGGCGGGTCGCGTTCTGGGCGACTGTCACGTACTGAGCGATCGATTCGACACGGCCCTGCTCGATGCGCTTTTCGAGCAGTTCAAGGCTGCCGCCGATGCTGGTCAGCAGGTTGTTGAAGTCATGCGCCAGGCCCCCGGTCAATTGGCCGACGGCTTCCATCTTCTGGCTTTGGCGCAGTTGCGCCTCTGCCTGAGCGAGCGCCTGTGCCTGTTCCTTTTCGGCGGTGATGTCACGCCCCACGGCATTTATCACACCATCCGCCGGCCGGGCCGACCAGGTGAGCCAGCGATAGCTGCCATCGGTGCAGCGGTAGCGATTCTCGTAATGCAGAAAAGAACGCCCCTCCGACAACTGTCGAACGGTCGCGCTTGTGTCCGCCAGGTCGTCCGCATGTATGAAGTCGAGAATATTGGCGCCCAGCAGTTGCTCTTCCGACCAGCCCAGCAGTTGTTCCCAGGCCGGATTGACCGCAACGATGCTGCCATCGATACGGCAGCGAAGCATCACGTCGCTGGACAACTCCCAGAGCTGGTCGCGGTCCTTGGTACGGGTTGCGACATCCTCGCGCAGCGAGACGGTCAGGGCTTGCAGGGCCTGCTCCGCGTTGCGACGTGCGGAGATGTCGTTGAACAAAATCGCGACACGCTGTTCGGACGGCTCGCCGATCGGCATAGCCTGCACCTCGAACCAACGCTGCAACGCCTCGGCATTGTTCTCGAAACGCACCGGGCGGCGGCTCAGCGCCACCTCGCCGTAAATATCGAACCAGTGCTGCTCGTGAGCAGGCGCTAGGTCGCGCATCCATTTGCCGACCGCATCGA is a window from the Pseudomonas sp. MTM4 genome containing:
- a CDS encoding outer membrane protein OmpK, whose translation is MKCSLSTAVFAAGLTFASQAMADPMLWQNNSLTYLYGKNFAVDSGEDGREADIQQTITFEHASGWTWGDMFLFVDHKWFNGHSGNDGRTYYGEFSPRLSLGKITGRDLSFGPVTDVLLSATYERGEGRNRNYLLGPAIDLAVPGFDRLSINTYYRKPDGITGQASGQWQITPTWAMTFPLGKSDILFDGYIDWVVNDAGSKSSNDFVAKNLHINPQIKYDLGKALDYTPGKLYVGIEYDYWSDKYGVQDSAAFNTNNNVTNFIVKAHY
- a CDS encoding PAS domain-containing sensor histidine kinase yields the protein MTRPATGDNAIPEPERQVQAIFDAASDCAMLTTDREGIITAWSVGAERVFGWTAQQMCGQPFDHLFSGGERNAELLREQMQRALKDGSTSHERWYIRADGSRLRGAGTLTPLLGEEGHFGFLKILRDRTAEDEAARRLAESDDRYRLLFEAIDAGFCIIEMKFDAQGKPIDYSFVETNPAFERQTGLVDAVGKWMRDLAPAHEQHWFDIYGEVALSRRPVRFENNAEALQRWFEVQAMPIGEPSEQRVAILFNDISARRNAEQALQALTVSLREDVATRTKDRDQLWELSSDVMLRCRIDGSIVAVNPAWEQLLGWSEEQLLGANILDFIHADDLADTSATVRQLSEGRSFLHYENRYRCTDGSYRWLTWSARPADGVINAVGRDITAEKEQAQALAQAEAQLRQSQKMEAVGQLTGGLAHDFNNLLTSIGGSLELLEKRIEQGRVESIAQYVTVAQNATRRAAALTHRLLAFSRRQTLNPMGTDVCELVSDLRELLSRTVGPSILLETQCAEGLSPTLVDRNQLENALLNLAINARDAMPDGGTLSIGVSNTWLKDSEALELDVPAGQYVRICVADTGVGMSKEIAAQAFDPFFTTKPLGMGTGLGLSMVYGFTRQSGGQVKIQSEPDNGTTICLYLPHVVANVQRSDTVIDPRAAFQVSGGAGETILVVDDEPAVRLLVVEVLEELGYRVLHAIDGKSALSILQSDEPVALLVTDVGLTGGMNGRQLADAARQTDPALNVLFITGYAESAVMGKGQLEPGMGLLTKPFTIDALAERIEELRGRN